One Treponema primitia ZAS-1 genomic window carries:
- a CDS encoding nucleotidyltransferase domain-containing protein, which translates to MVADIETVNRIVRQYINDVKKKMPIDRVYLYGSYAKGTPRDDSDVDLCFFSKDFESKRDWDVLYELFRIKAKYDDVLLLEPNAFPTSELENDNPFVKEVLRTGREILLEEGI; encoded by the coding sequence ATGGTTGCTGACATTGAAACCGTCAACCGAATCGTCCGACAATATATCAACGACGTAAAAAAGAAAATGCCCATCGACCGGGTGTATCTTTACGGCTCGTATGCAAAAGGGACCCCCAGGGATGACAGTGATGTTGACCTCTGTTTTTTCTCAAAAGATTTTGAATCTAAACGGGATTGGGATGTATTGTATGAGCTGTTTCGTATAAAGGCAAAATACGATGATGTATTACTTCTTGAGCCGAACGCCTTTCCAACTTCTGAGCTAGAAAACGATAATCCTTTTGTCAAAGAAGTGTTACGTACAGGGCGGGAGATTTTGCTGGAAGAAGGTATTTGA
- a CDS encoding glycosyltransferase: protein MKSIANIVYLGNMVSALVLYNIFRFGFAFVFVGLHGVLMTGLFLEWRRDKRAARGTSLQVAEAEAPKPLVSVVIPIRNEALRMEGLLRTLALQDCPGTEYIFVDDRSTDESPALLQRFAGTWGNVRIIALTENPGPNHKQYALSRGIDIARGELFLFTDADCEVPPSWIRAMTARMADERIGAVIGPVFKLPRGKGFFPVYQCFDHAIRYMYLAASTGIGAAGGGFGNNLILRRETLDCIGGYERIPPSPTEDAALISQIRAKSKYQVRSACGADVFVMTRGETSWGDLLNQTLRWNNGGLFSPEISTRLNFGFLMITISMGMIAIPLVPFIPSLWPLPAAVLLAMTMNTLATLNIFGAAVPKAGPAWILHTVFTPLYFTLLTILGFLGVKPSWKDATVPRA from the coding sequence GTGAAAAGCATAGCAAATATTGTATACTTAGGCAATATGGTATCGGCCTTGGTTTTGTACAATATTTTCCGTTTTGGGTTTGCCTTCGTCTTTGTGGGGCTCCACGGTGTCCTCATGACGGGGCTATTTTTGGAGTGGCGCCGGGATAAACGGGCCGCCCGGGGAACTTCGTTGCAGGTAGCGGAGGCTGAGGCGCCTAAGCCCCTGGTTTCGGTGGTTATCCCCATCCGTAACGAGGCGCTGCGTATGGAGGGGCTGCTCCGGACCCTGGCCCTCCAGGATTGTCCCGGGACGGAGTATATTTTTGTGGATGATCGGTCCACCGACGAAAGTCCCGCCTTGCTTCAGCGTTTCGCCGGGACCTGGGGGAATGTCAGGATCATCGCCCTGACAGAAAATCCCGGGCCGAACCACAAACAATATGCCCTGAGCCGGGGTATCGATATTGCCCGGGGAGAGCTGTTCCTCTTTACCGATGCGGACTGCGAGGTTCCCCCTTCCTGGATACGCGCCATGACAGCCCGCATGGCCGATGAACGGATCGGGGCGGTTATCGGGCCGGTTTTTAAGCTGCCCCGGGGGAAGGGTTTTTTCCCGGTGTACCAGTGTTTTGACCATGCCATACGCTATATGTACCTGGCGGCTTCCACGGGAATCGGAGCGGCCGGGGGCGGGTTTGGGAATAACCTTATACTCCGGCGGGAAACCCTGGATTGTATCGGGGGCTATGAGCGGATTCCCCCTTCCCCCACGGAGGATGCGGCCTTGATTTCCCAGATCCGGGCGAAATCAAAGTACCAGGTACGCTCCGCCTGCGGCGCCGATGTCTTTGTGATGACCCGGGGGGAAACCTCCTGGGGGGATTTGCTCAACCAGACCCTCCGGTGGAATAACGGGGGGCTCTTTAGTCCCGAGATTTCCACCAGGCTGAATTTCGGTTTTCTGATGATTACTATTTCTATGGGGATGATAGCTATCCCCCTGGTTCCGTTCATCCCTTCCCTATGGCCCCTTCCCGCAGCGGTACTGCTCGCCATGACCATGAATACCCTGGCGACATTGAATATTTTTGGCGCCGCAGTCCCCAAGGCGGGGCCCGCATGGATACTCCACACGGTTTTTACCCCCCTGTATTTTACCCTCCTCACCATCCTGGGATTTCTTGGGGTCAAGCCTTCCTGGAAGGATGCAACGGTCCCCAGGGCTTAA
- a CDS encoding HEPN domain-containing protein encodes MTNEDKYDYWLDIAQYDFESADAMCSTGRWLYVIFMCQQSIEKLVKGLYTLYIGDNVPPIHDINSIFSKFKNKLTVPVDETVIDFFSWLTSFYLNTRYPKFKAKLSAAVSKQDAETTLKKAKEVFAWLLTLKPSTESSDNISTT; translated from the coding sequence ATGACTAACGAAGATAAATATGATTATTGGTTAGACATAGCTCAATATGATTTTGAATCCGCAGATGCCATGTGTTCAACCGGGCGGTGGTTGTATGTAATATTTATGTGCCAACAGTCGATTGAAAAACTGGTTAAAGGCTTATATACGCTTTACATCGGCGATAATGTGCCCCCAATTCATGATATCAACTCCATATTTTCAAAGTTCAAGAACAAATTGACCGTCCCGGTGGATGAAACTGTCATAGATTTTTTTTCATGGTTAACTTCTTTCTATCTCAACACCCGATATCCTAAGTTCAAAGCAAAATTAAGTGCCGCAGTTAGCAAACAGGATGCCGAAACTACCCTTAAAAAAGCAAAGGAGGTATTCGCATGGTTGCTGACATTGAAACCGTCAACCGAATCGTCCGACAATATATCAACGACGTAA
- a CDS encoding DUF5312 family protein, giving the protein MEENGVFNRLVMALPMDDRKSLLEKLNAQSGDSDQFLYDDRGIPDSGADIMDIKNRYDALPWYTRLFFWIIGLFAGKTPLQIFQGQQVAQIGRLIEEQSPGIYDYEHDQLLPAFYKAVTDLKDSARFFYDALDMSVNRDKGAFYVFLASLEMEDIHRLLLEGTDPVKVAEKHVGASDLVLRQLGTQAMEEGIAAIGDDRRAVMYYNARTLHCLKELSSFLFDRLLVSFASRSGEWPGKVCSAHLVNNYLRNLNNILYSLKETPPMTLLESLFIFILQDKSETPGFDMEAEMTLLLGQAQKALGVIRNFNKTVPLNRILRCAERDMTILPKAISGGEDWFSMYKEYWKRTVDEQFNDYNRNHRRRELLEDFQDFFKGAELQTLAGAESDFSSSLDHNSVGIPFRGAFCLSFLRTFHSVLLVPELNLVLRPILIDGEFFKKENLTEFTDAYNDLFKVDEIIRHFEGDISIKGDLGKRYIAAKMDMSSLLVKRHKVQLVEDEASDEAKKIIDRVGDAMDLMGKVLEGILTKAPDGKFDTLTNLADMSGNTDTFAQSVTNTIKTLSQARKLMHKISIMEAGR; this is encoded by the coding sequence ATGGAAGAAAACGGCGTTTTTAACCGTCTGGTCATGGCGCTTCCCATGGATGACCGGAAAAGCCTTCTGGAAAAGCTCAACGCCCAGTCCGGGGATTCGGATCAGTTCCTGTATGATGACCGCGGCATTCCGGATTCCGGGGCTGATATCATGGATATCAAAAACAGGTATGACGCCCTGCCCTGGTATACCCGCCTTTTTTTCTGGATCATCGGCCTGTTTGCGGGGAAAACGCCCCTGCAGATTTTTCAGGGCCAGCAGGTGGCCCAAATTGGACGGCTTATTGAGGAACAATCTCCGGGGATCTACGACTATGAGCACGACCAGCTCCTTCCGGCTTTTTACAAGGCGGTTACGGACCTCAAGGACAGCGCCCGTTTTTTCTACGATGCCCTGGATATGAGCGTGAACCGGGACAAGGGGGCCTTCTATGTCTTCCTCGCCTCCCTGGAGATGGAGGATATCCACCGCCTCCTGCTGGAAGGGACGGACCCTGTAAAGGTAGCGGAAAAGCATGTCGGCGCTTCCGATCTGGTTCTGCGGCAGCTGGGTACACAGGCCATGGAGGAGGGTATTGCCGCCATAGGGGATGACCGCCGGGCGGTGATGTACTACAATGCCCGGACCTTACACTGCCTGAAGGAACTTTCATCCTTTCTGTTTGACCGGCTCCTGGTCTCCTTTGCCAGCCGGAGCGGCGAGTGGCCGGGAAAGGTCTGCTCCGCCCATCTGGTGAATAATTACCTCCGGAACCTAAACAACATCCTCTATTCCTTAAAGGAAACTCCTCCCATGACCCTTCTGGAGTCCCTTTTTATATTCATCCTCCAGGACAAGTCGGAAACGCCGGGGTTTGACATGGAGGCCGAGATGACCCTGCTCCTCGGCCAGGCGCAGAAGGCCCTGGGCGTGATCCGCAATTTCAATAAAACGGTGCCCCTGAACCGGATACTCCGCTGTGCGGAAAGGGATATGACTATCCTCCCCAAGGCTATAAGCGGCGGCGAGGACTGGTTCAGTATGTACAAGGAATACTGGAAACGTACGGTGGATGAGCAGTTTAACGATTATAACCGCAACCACCGCCGCCGGGAACTGCTCGAGGACTTCCAGGATTTTTTTAAGGGCGCGGAGCTGCAGACCCTTGCCGGGGCGGAATCGGACTTTTCAAGCTCCCTGGATCACAACTCCGTTGGGATTCCCTTTAGGGGGGCCTTCTGTCTTTCCTTTCTGCGGACCTTTCATTCCGTACTGCTTGTCCCGGAGTTGAATCTGGTCCTCCGGCCCATCCTGATTGACGGGGAATTTTTTAAAAAGGAAAACCTCACCGAATTTACCGATGCCTATAACGATCTCTTTAAGGTTGATGAAATTATCAGACACTTTGAGGGGGATATCTCCATCAAGGGGGATCTGGGAAAGCGGTATATCGCCGCGAAGATGGATATGTCTTCCCTGTTGGTGAAACGGCACAAGGTCCAGCTTGTGGAGGATGAGGCTTCGGACGAGGCGAAGAAGATCATCGACCGGGTCGGGGATGCCATGGATCTTATGGGGAAGGTTCTGGAAGGCATACTGACCAAGGCCCCGGATGGGAAATTCGACACCCTTACCAATTTAGCGGACATGTCCGGAAACACCGATACCTTTGCCCAGAGCGTTACGAATACTATTAAAACGCTCAGCCAGGCGCGGAAACTCATGCATAAAATAAGTATCATGGAGGCCGGGCGCTAG